In the Paraflavitalea devenefica genome, one interval contains:
- a CDS encoding APC family permease, with the protein MAETQPAFKPSLGLIDATMVVAGSMIGSGIFIVSSDITRYTGSAGWLIMVWLITGFMTITAAVSYGELSGMFPKAGGQYVYLKEAFNPLAGFLYGWSFFAVIQTATIAAVAVAFSRYTAYLVPELGESNILFNIGSLKISAAQLLGIALIVFLTYTNTKGIKGGKIIQTVFTTVKLLSLFGLIILGFLLVKNSFWEENWQTGLNAMQLERDASGNFIKEGNWTAIGGTALIGAIAAAMVGSIFSSDSWNNVTFIAGEIRNPKRNIGLSLFLGTLIVTIIYVTANLMYLYVLPLNEIAFPEGERVAVSASNSIFGSNGSIVIAVMIMISTFGCNNGLILAGARVYYTMANDGLFFKKTGTLNKNAVPEFALWLQCIVASVLCLSGGYGDLLDMISFVVVLFYALTIAGIAVLRKKRPDIERPYKAFGYPVLPAIYIMLALTFCVFLIIMKPVYAGAGLGIVLVGIPLYYIAVSRKKAAIDL; encoded by the coding sequence ATGGCTGAAACACAACCTGCTTTTAAACCCTCACTGGGTCTGATAGACGCTACCATGGTGGTGGCCGGCTCTATGATTGGTTCCGGTATCTTTATTGTAAGCTCAGATATTACCCGCTATACCGGTAGCGCGGGCTGGCTTATTATGGTATGGCTTATCACAGGCTTCATGACTATTACAGCGGCGGTGAGTTATGGTGAGTTGAGCGGCATGTTTCCGAAAGCAGGTGGTCAGTATGTGTACCTGAAAGAAGCTTTTAATCCTTTGGCCGGATTCCTGTATGGCTGGAGCTTCTTTGCGGTAATACAAACAGCTACGATTGCAGCAGTGGCAGTAGCATTCAGCCGGTATACGGCTTACCTTGTTCCGGAGTTGGGAGAAAGTAATATCTTATTTAACATTGGCAGCCTGAAGATATCGGCCGCTCAATTGCTGGGTATCGCCCTCATCGTTTTTCTTACTTATACCAATACCAAGGGGATTAAAGGCGGTAAGATCATCCAAACAGTCTTTACTACCGTTAAGTTGCTTTCTTTATTCGGATTGATCATTTTGGGTTTCTTATTGGTCAAAAACAGCTTCTGGGAAGAGAACTGGCAAACCGGGTTGAATGCCATGCAACTGGAAAGGGACGCCAGTGGGAACTTCATAAAGGAGGGCAACTGGACTGCTATCGGCGGCACCGCTTTAATAGGCGCGATTGCAGCAGCCATGGTAGGGTCTATCTTCAGCAGTGATTCCTGGAACAACGTAACCTTTATTGCCGGTGAGATCAGGAATCCCAAGCGGAATATTGGTCTTAGCCTTTTTCTGGGCACGTTGATAGTGACCATTATCTATGTTACTGCCAACCTCATGTACCTGTACGTATTACCTTTAAATGAAATAGCCTTTCCAGAGGGAGAGCGGGTGGCAGTGTCTGCTTCCAACTCCATTTTTGGAAGTAATGGCTCCATTGTTATTGCCGTAATGATCATGATCTCCACCTTTGGTTGCAACAATGGACTTATCCTTGCAGGCGCCAGGGTATATTATACCATGGCCAATGACGGGCTGTTCTTTAAGAAAACAGGTACCCTTAATAAGAATGCGGTGCCTGAGTTTGCCTTGTGGCTGCAATGTATCGTGGCTTCTGTATTATGCCTCAGCGGCGGCTACGGCGATCTGTTGGATATGATCTCTTTTGTGGTAGTATTGTTCTATGCGCTTACCATTGCAGGTATTGCTGTATTGCGGAAGAAGAGACCCGATATCGAGCGTCCCTATAAAGCTTTCGGATACCCGGTATTGCCGGCTATATACATCATGTTGGCCCTGACCTTTTGCGTATTCCTGATCATCATGAAACCCGTATACGCAGGCGCCGGCCTGGGTATTGTACTGGTGGGCATACCCCTGTACTATATAGCCGTGTCCCGGAAAAAAGCGGCGATAGACCTCTAA
- a CDS encoding OmpH family outer membrane protein produces MRNISTILSIIALALTGVLFYLHFTPKEKKEVAVVTGKNGENSFKIAYFDIDSLQSNYTFYKDALEEMKGKESAANAELQDLKTRFQRRVQQLQNEARSQADQEAAQKELSTMEQNYRKREAQLGENLQTQQMDMTKLMRKQIEDYLSEYNKTKGYAYIFSYEPGFIMYYKDSAYDVTADLVRGLNEQYKSKKKSK; encoded by the coding sequence ATGAGGAATATCTCTACTATTTTAAGTATTATCGCTCTTGCGCTTACAGGTGTGTTGTTTTACCTGCATTTTACCCCTAAGGAGAAGAAGGAAGTAGCTGTGGTAACAGGTAAGAACGGAGAAAATAGTTTTAAGATCGCTTACTTTGACATTGATTCATTACAGTCCAATTATACTTTTTACAAAGATGCCCTGGAGGAAATGAAGGGGAAGGAAAGTGCTGCGAATGCGGAATTGCAGGACCTGAAAACCCGCTTCCAGAGGAGGGTCCAGCAGTTGCAGAATGAGGCAAGATCACAAGCTGATCAGGAAGCAGCGCAGAAGGAACTGTCAACCATGGAGCAGAATTACCGCAAACGCGAAGCCCAGTTGGGTGAAAACCTGCAAACGCAGCAGATGGACATGACCAAGCTCATGCGCAAACAGATCGAAGATTACCTGTCAGAATATAATAAGACAAAAGGGTATGCTTATATCTTTTCGTATGAACCGGGATTCATTATGTATTACAAGGATTCAGCGTATGATGTTACTGCTGATCTTGTAAGGGGACTCAATGAGCAATATAAGAGCAAGAAGAAAAGCAAGTAG
- a CDS encoding acetyl-CoA carboxylase carboxyltransferase subunit alpha, with product MPQDKNRQFLDFERPIKELFDDIEGLKQKAEKSKIDLSDPIKKLEERVIETRRAITQNLTPWQKVQLSRHPDRPYTLKYIDKLTTDFVELYGDRNVRDDKAMVGGFASLDGKTVMVIGQQKGINTKARQLRNFGMANPEGYRKALRLMKLAEKFNKPVITLIDTPGAYPGLEAEERGQGEAIARNIYEMMRLKVPVICVVIGEGASGGALGIGVGDRVFMLENTWYTVISPESCSSILWRSWDQKEKAAEQLKLTPDYMHQFGLIDEIIPEPVGGAHWDYAEAANLLKPYLINTINELSQLTPEERIQKRIEKFGKMGFWDEI from the coding sequence ATGCCGCAAGACAAAAACCGCCAATTTCTGGATTTTGAAAGACCCATTAAAGAACTGTTTGATGATATTGAAGGGCTGAAGCAAAAGGCTGAAAAAAGCAAGATTGACCTGAGCGACCCCATAAAGAAGCTGGAAGAACGGGTAATAGAAACCCGTAGGGCCATCACCCAGAACCTCACCCCCTGGCAAAAAGTACAGTTGAGCCGCCATCCCGACCGTCCCTATACCCTCAAATACATTGATAAGCTGACGACTGATTTTGTGGAGTTATATGGCGACCGCAATGTACGGGACGATAAAGCCATGGTAGGCGGTTTTGCCTCCCTGGATGGCAAAACAGTCATGGTGATCGGACAACAAAAAGGTATTAATACAAAGGCCCGCCAGTTACGCAATTTTGGTATGGCCAATCCCGAAGGATACCGCAAGGCCCTGCGCCTGATGAAACTGGCCGAGAAATTCAATAAGCCGGTAATTACCCTGATAGATACGCCCGGCGCTTATCCCGGCCTGGAAGCAGAAGAAAGAGGACAAGGGGAAGCCATTGCCCGCAACATCTATGAAATGATGCGGCTTAAAGTGCCTGTGATCTGCGTGGTAATCGGTGAAGGAGCCTCTGGTGGCGCCCTGGGTATCGGTGTGGGCGACCGTGTGTTTATGCTGGAAAATACCTGGTATACGGTTATTTCCCCCGAAAGCTGCAGTTCCATTTTATGGCGTAGCTGGGACCAGAAAGAAAAAGCAGCCGAACAGTTGAAGCTTACACCGGATTATATGCACCAGTTTGGCCTGATTGATGAGATCATTCCGGAACCTGTTGGAGGCGCTCACTGGGATTATGCAGAAGCCGCTAACCTGCTGAAACCTTACCTGATCAATACCATCAATGAACTGAGCCAGTTAACGCCTGAGGAACGCATCCAAAAGCGCATTGAGAAGTTTGGTAAGATGGGCTTCTGGGATGAGATCTAA
- the rpoC gene encoding DNA-directed RNA polymerase subunit beta' — translation MAIKKDNRPRATFSKITIGLASPDSILERSYGEVLKPETINYRTYKPERDGLFCERIFGPVKDYECACGKYKRIRYKGIVCDRCGVEVTEKKVRRERMGHIKLVVPVVHIWYFKSLPNKIGYLLGVSSKKLETIVYYERFVVIQAGIREDRGLKMGDLLTEEEYLEILENLPKENQYLPDEDPLKFIAKMGAEAVHDMLQRIELDTLSFSLRNAAATETSQQRKADALKRLSVVEAFREANSRITNRPEWMVMQYIPVIPPELRPLVPLDGGRFASSDLNDLYRRVIIRNNRLKRLLEIKAPEVILRNEKRMLQEAVDSLFDNSRKSNAVKAEGGRALKSLSDVLKGKQGRFRQNLLGKRVDYSGRSVIVVGPELKLHECGLPKDMAAELFKPFIIRKLIERGIVKTVKSARKLVDRKEAVVWDILENILKGHPVMLNRAPTLHRLSIQAFQPKLIEGKAIQLHPLVCSAFNADFDGDQMAVHVPLSNAAVLEAQLLMLSSHNILNPQNGAPMTLPSQDMVLGLYYITKGRKTMGDVVVRGEGKAFYSAEEVIIAYNEARVDLHANIKVKVDVREHDGTLKRKLIDTTVGRILFNQFVPKEVGYINALLTKKSLREIIGDIIKITNVPKTAKFLDDIKQLGFRTAFQGGLSFNINDLIIPSIKEEVLDNAKGEVDEVWDNYNMGLITNNERYNQIVDIWSRVDTRITETLIRELSSDKQGFNSVYMMLDSGARGSKQQIKQLCGIRGLMAKPRKSGSSGSEIIENPILSNFKGGLNVLDYFISTHGARKGLADTALKTADAGYLTRRLVDVAQDVVITEEDCGTLRGIAISALKDNEEVVEPLYDRIIGRTSLHNVYNPENDGLIIEAGSVITEDIGKEIEEAGIETVEIRSVLTCESKRGVCVKCYGKNLATGNITQKGDAVGIIAAQSIGEPGTQLTLRTFHVGGVAGSASVESSLIAKFDGTVQFDGLRSVAAEDNEGNKIQVVIGRTGELRIVDVKNDRLLITNNVPYGATLQVKDGQNVKKGDVICTWDPFNNVVVAEIAGQIKFENVIEGITYREEADEQTGHREKVVIETKDKNKIPTLIVEGKDVKQYNLPVGSHIIVDQSEDVRAGQVLVKIPRTLRMQRDITGGLPRVTELFEARNPGNPAIVCEIDGVVAFGAIKRGNREIVVEAKDGVVKKYLVPLTRQILVQDGDFIKAGAALSDGQVSPSDILSIKGPFAVQEYVVNEIQEVYRLQGVKINDKHIEVIVRQMMKKVEIVDPGDTRFLEEDLEDRFDFNEENDWIFDKKVVSDPGESSKLRAGQIASLREIREENSLLRRSDKKPVEFRDANPATSHPVLLGITKASLGTQSWISAASFQETTKVLSSAAIQGKSDDMLGLKENVITGHPIPAGTGLRDFENMVVGSKEEYELLQTTREAMSFDDDE, via the coding sequence ATGGCTATTAAAAAAGATAATCGTCCCAGGGCCACCTTTTCGAAGATCACGATCGGTTTGGCTTCACCGGATTCTATTTTGGAGCGTAGCTATGGTGAGGTATTGAAGCCTGAGACTATTAACTATCGTACGTACAAGCCTGAACGTGACGGTTTGTTCTGCGAGCGTATTTTCGGACCGGTTAAGGATTATGAGTGCGCCTGCGGAAAGTACAAGCGTATCCGTTATAAGGGTATTGTGTGCGACCGTTGCGGTGTAGAAGTTACAGAGAAGAAAGTGCGTCGTGAGCGTATGGGCCACATCAAACTGGTGGTGCCAGTAGTACACATCTGGTACTTTAAGAGCTTACCTAACAAAATTGGTTACCTGTTGGGGGTAAGTTCCAAGAAACTGGAAACCATTGTTTATTATGAAAGGTTTGTAGTAATCCAGGCTGGTATCCGTGAAGATCGCGGATTAAAGATGGGTGACCTGCTTACTGAAGAAGAATATTTAGAGATCCTGGAAAATCTTCCGAAGGAGAATCAATACCTGCCTGATGAAGATCCCCTGAAGTTCATTGCCAAGATGGGCGCCGAAGCGGTACATGATATGCTGCAACGCATAGAGTTGGATACTTTGTCCTTCTCCCTGCGTAATGCTGCTGCTACCGAAACATCACAACAACGTAAGGCGGATGCCTTGAAGCGTTTGAGTGTGGTGGAAGCGTTCCGTGAAGCAAACAGCCGCATCACCAACCGTCCTGAGTGGATGGTAATGCAATACATCCCCGTTATTCCGCCGGAACTGCGTCCGCTCGTTCCCCTGGATGGCGGCCGTTTTGCATCTTCCGACCTGAACGACCTTTACCGTCGTGTGATCATCCGTAACAACCGTCTGAAGAGGTTGTTGGAGATCAAGGCGCCTGAGGTGATCCTGCGTAACGAAAAACGTATGTTGCAGGAAGCGGTAGACTCCCTGTTCGATAACAGCCGTAAATCCAATGCCGTTAAAGCAGAAGGTGGACGCGCGCTGAAATCACTGAGTGATGTACTGAAAGGCAAACAAGGACGTTTCCGTCAGAACCTGTTGGGTAAACGTGTTGACTACTCCGGCCGTTCTGTAATCGTGGTAGGTCCTGAGCTGAAACTGCACGAGTGCGGTCTGCCGAAAGACATGGCTGCCGAACTGTTCAAGCCGTTCATCATCCGTAAACTGATTGAAAGGGGTATCGTAAAAACAGTTAAATCTGCCCGTAAGCTGGTAGACCGTAAGGAAGCTGTGGTTTGGGATATCCTCGAAAACATATTGAAAGGTCACCCGGTAATGCTTAACCGTGCCCCGACACTGCACCGGTTATCTATCCAGGCCTTCCAGCCCAAGCTCATTGAAGGTAAAGCCATCCAGTTGCACCCGCTCGTGTGTTCTGCGTTCAACGCCGACTTCGACGGTGACCAGATGGCGGTACACGTTCCGCTGAGCAATGCGGCTGTATTGGAAGCACAGTTATTGATGCTGTCTTCCCATAACATCCTCAACCCGCAGAATGGTGCTCCGATGACCCTGCCTTCACAGGACATGGTACTCGGTCTGTATTACATTACCAAGGGAAGGAAAACAATGGGCGATGTAGTAGTGCGTGGTGAAGGTAAAGCCTTCTATAGTGCTGAAGAAGTGATCATCGCTTATAACGAAGCACGTGTAGACCTGCATGCTAATATCAAGGTAAAAGTTGATGTTCGTGAACATGATGGTACCCTGAAAAGAAAGTTGATCGACACTACTGTAGGTCGTATACTGTTTAACCAGTTTGTGCCTAAAGAAGTAGGTTATATCAATGCCCTGCTGACGAAGAAGAGCTTACGTGAGATCATTGGTGACATTATCAAAATCACCAACGTTCCCAAAACAGCCAAGTTCCTCGATGACATCAAGCAGCTTGGTTTCCGTACAGCCTTCCAGGGTGGTCTGTCATTCAACATCAATGACCTGATTATCCCCTCTATCAAAGAAGAAGTGCTGGATAATGCGAAAGGTGAAGTTGATGAGGTTTGGGACAACTATAATATGGGTCTTATCACGAACAACGAGCGTTATAACCAGATCGTAGACATCTGGTCACGGGTAGATACCCGCATCACTGAAACCCTCATCCGTGAGCTGAGCAGTGACAAGCAAGGGTTCAACTCCGTGTACATGATGCTTGATTCCGGCGCCCGTGGTTCCAAACAACAGATCAAACAGCTTTGCGGTATCAGGGGTCTGATGGCGAAGCCGAGAAAATCAGGTTCATCCGGAAGTGAGATCATCGAAAACCCGATCCTGTCCAACTTCAAGGGTGGTCTGAACGTATTGGATTACTTCATCTCTACGCACGGTGCGCGTAAAGGTCTGGCGGATACGGCCCTTAAAACAGCCGATGCCGGTTACCTTACCCGTCGTCTCGTAGATGTTGCCCAGGACGTTGTTATTACAGAAGAAGATTGCGGTACACTGCGTGGTATTGCCATCAGTGCACTGAAAGATAATGAAGAGGTAGTAGAGCCACTGTACGATCGTATCATTGGCCGTACTTCCCTGCATAATGTATACAATCCTGAAAATGACGGACTCATTATAGAAGCTGGCTCCGTTATTACAGAAGATATTGGTAAAGAAATTGAAGAAGCCGGCATTGAAACTGTAGAGATCCGCTCTGTACTGACCTGCGAAAGCAAGCGTGGTGTGTGCGTGAAATGTTATGGTAAGAACCTGGCTACCGGTAACATCACACAGAAAGGTGATGCGGTAGGTATCATCGCTGCCCAGTCAATCGGTGAGCCTGGTACACAGCTTACACTGCGTACCTTCCACGTGGGTGGTGTGGCTGGTTCTGCTTCTGTAGAATCATCACTCATCGCTAAGTTTGACGGTACTGTACAGTTTGATGGTCTGCGTTCTGTAGCCGCTGAAGATAATGAAGGCAACAAGATACAGGTAGTAATTGGCCGTACGGGTGAGTTACGGATCGTGGATGTGAAGAATGACCGCCTGCTCATCACCAATAACGTGCCTTATGGTGCTACCCTGCAAGTGAAAGATGGACAGAATGTGAAGAAAGGTGATGTGATCTGTACCTGGGACCCTTTCAACAACGTAGTAGTTGCTGAGATCGCCGGTCAGATCAAGTTTGAGAACGTTATTGAAGGTATCACTTACCGTGAAGAGGCCGACGAACAAACTGGTCACCGCGAGAAAGTGGTTATCGAAACGAAGGATAAGAATAAGATCCCGACCCTTATTGTAGAGGGTAAAGATGTGAAGCAGTACAACCTGCCTGTGGGCTCACATATCATTGTGGACCAAAGTGAAGATGTACGTGCCGGTCAGGTACTGGTGAAGATCCCGCGTACCCTGCGTATGCAGCGTGACATCACCGGTGGTCTGCCACGTGTAACAGAGTTGTTCGAAGCACGTAACCCGGGTAACCCCGCTATCGTGTGCGAAATTGATGGTGTGGTAGCCTTCGGCGCAATCAAACGTGGTAACCGCGAGATTGTGGTAGAAGCGAAAGACGGCGTAGTGAAGAAATACCTGGTGCCATTGACCCGTCAGATCCTGGTACAGGATGGCGACTTCATCAAAGCTGGTGCAGCCCTGTCCGATGGTCAGGTTTCTCCGAGCGATATCCTCTCCATCAAGGGACCTTTCGCTGTACAGGAGTACGTGGTAAATGAAATTCAGGAAGTATACCGCTTGCAGGGTGTAAAGATCAACGATAAGCACATTGAGGTGATCGTAAGGCAGATGATGAAGAAAGTTGAGATCGTTGACCCAGGTGATACACGCTTCCTGGAGGAAGATCTGGAAGACCGCTTTGACTTTAACGAAGAGAACGACTGGATCTTTGATAAAAAGGTAGTGAGTGATCCGGGTGAAAGCTCCAAGCTGCGCGCCGGTCAGATTGCCAGCCTGCGTGAGATCCGTGAAGAGAACTCCCTGCTGCGTCGTTCCGATAAGAAACCGGTGGAATTCCGTGATGCCAATCCGGCCACTTCTCATCCGGTTCTGTTGGGTATTACCAAAGCATCACTGGGTACACAAAGCTGGATCTCAGCGGCTTCGTTCCAGGAAACAACGAAGGTACTGTCTTCAGCAGCCATCCAGGGTAAGAGCGATGACATGCTTGGTCTGAAAGAGAACGTGATCACAGGCCACCCGATCCCGGCTGGTACTGGTTTGCGTGACTTTGAGAACATGGTGGTAGGTAGCAAGGAAGAGTATGAACTGCTGCAAACTACCCGTGAAGCGATGAGCTTTGATGATGATGAGTAA
- a CDS encoding ribonuclease Z, whose product MLAVTILGNNSALPAYDRHPTSQLVTLDDHLFLVDCGEGTQVQLSKYRIRWGRINHIFISHLHGDHYFGLPGFINSMGLLHREHELHLFAPAPLKEILDLQLKAAATILPYQLHFHPLQEEGVLVKTDRFKISCFTTKHRIPCWGFRFDQVKAPRRVNPEKAIRHEVPASFYDRLKQGEDYETKTGQRILNDWVTDPAPKPQSYAYSADTLYDEELIDKVKGVDILYHETTYLKDLNDRAASRFHSTTTQAACIAKKANVGRLLIGHFSSKYDKLDIFQEEACEVFPNTDLALEGVTYKV is encoded by the coding sequence ATGCTCGCAGTCACTATCCTGGGGAATAATTCAGCGTTACCGGCATACGACCGGCATCCGACTTCACAACTGGTGACGTTGGACGATCATTTATTCCTGGTAGATTGCGGGGAGGGTACCCAGGTACAACTATCAAAATACCGTATTCGCTGGGGGCGCATCAACCATATCTTCATTTCGCACCTGCATGGCGACCATTATTTTGGCCTGCCCGGCTTTATCAACAGCATGGGGCTCTTACACCGGGAACATGAGCTTCATCTGTTTGCCCCCGCTCCCCTGAAAGAAATACTGGACCTTCAATTAAAGGCGGCTGCTACCATCCTGCCTTACCAACTGCATTTTCATCCTTTACAGGAGGAAGGGGTATTGGTAAAGACCGACCGGTTTAAGATATCCTGTTTTACCACCAAGCACCGCATTCCCTGCTGGGGTTTCCGTTTTGACCAGGTAAAAGCGCCGCGGCGTGTGAATCCTGAAAAAGCGATCCGGCATGAGGTACCGGCCTCTTTCTATGACCGGCTTAAGCAGGGGGAAGATTATGAGACAAAAACCGGGCAACGCATCCTCAATGATTGGGTCACAGACCCGGCGCCAAAGCCCCAGTCTTATGCCTATAGTGCAGATACGCTCTATGATGAAGAGCTGATTGATAAAGTGAAGGGGGTGGATATCCTGTATCACGAAACTACCTACCTGAAAGACCTCAACGACCGGGCCGCCAGCCGCTTCCATTCTACAACCACCCAGGCTGCCTGTATTGCGAAAAAGGCCAATGTGGGCCGTTTACTGATCGGTCACTTCAGCTCCAAATATGATAAGCTGGATATCTTCCAGGAAGAAGCCTGTGAAGTGTTTCCCAATACTGATTTAGCGTTGGAAGGCGTTACCTATAAGGTATGA
- the dapA gene encoding 4-hydroxy-tetrahydrodipicolinate synthase translates to MSLRQTLAGTGVALVTPFKADSAVDFDALGKLIDFVIKGGVEYVVTLGTTGETPTLNKQEKKNIIDYTYEKVGGRVPVVVGIGGNDTQELLKDLQYFPLEKAAAVLSASPYYNKPSQEGIYQHYKMLAAASPKPILLYNVPGRTGRNMTAATTLRLANEVANIAGIKEASGDMAQCSLILRDRPADFLVVSGDDALTFAQVATGMDGVISVAANAFPKAFTDMVRYSLKADVVNAKKLNDQLIEAYDLMFAENNPAGVKAFLTELGLIANNLRLPMTPLSSELYQQVKAYLKK, encoded by the coding sequence ATGTCGCTCAGGCAAACGTTAGCAGGTACAGGCGTAGCACTGGTTACCCCATTCAAAGCTGATTCAGCAGTGGATTTCGACGCATTAGGCAAACTCATTGATTTTGTCATCAAGGGTGGCGTTGAGTATGTAGTGACGCTGGGCACTACCGGCGAAACCCCTACCCTCAATAAGCAGGAGAAGAAAAACATTATAGACTACACGTATGAAAAGGTAGGTGGCCGTGTGCCGGTAGTAGTAGGTATTGGTGGTAATGATACACAGGAACTGCTGAAAGACCTGCAATATTTCCCGCTTGAGAAGGCCGCGGCTGTACTGAGCGCCAGCCCTTATTATAACAAGCCCTCACAGGAAGGTATTTACCAGCATTATAAAATGCTGGCAGCCGCCTCTCCCAAACCCATTCTGCTGTACAATGTACCCGGCAGAACAGGCCGTAATATGACTGCCGCCACTACCCTGCGCCTGGCCAACGAGGTAGCGAACATTGCCGGTATCAAAGAAGCCAGTGGCGATATGGCCCAATGCAGCCTTATCCTGCGCGACCGCCCGGCCGACTTCCTGGTAGTGAGCGGTGATGACGCATTGACCTTTGCACAGGTAGCCACTGGTATGGATGGCGTGATCAGTGTGGCCGCCAATGCATTCCCGAAAGCCTTCACAGATATGGTGCGCTATAGCCTGAAAGCAGATGTGGTGAACGCTAAAAAACTGAATGATCAACTGATAGAAGCATACGACCTGATGTTTGCAGAGAATAACCCGGCTGGAGTGAAAGCATTCTTAACTGAGCTGGGACTGATTGCCAATAACCTGCGGCTGCCAATGACACCGCTGAGCAGTGAGCTGTATCAACAGGTAAAAGCATACCTGAAGAAATAA
- a CDS encoding bifunctional heptose 7-phosphate kinase/heptose 1-phosphate adenyltransferase: protein MAIIDFDKLFAQFGGIKIGVVGDVMLDTYWWGHVDRISPEAPVPVVALDKREHRIGGAGNVALNLVSLGAQVAALSVTGKDDDGQLLKGLFNQAGINTTYLLESSNRITTNKVRIISRNQQMMRLDSETTKDLSPADEQALLQQIEQYIITEKPQAIILEDYNKGVLTEKVIKAVIALCKQHQVITTVDPKRKNFFAYAGVDIFKPNMKEVKDGLNLLVEEVNMATLSDIHQQLQEKLHHHISFITLSEKGVFYHNQEASRIIPSHLRNIADVSGAGDTVIAVASLIYTATKSIDLMAEVANIAGGLVCEEVGTVAINKEKLLNECKLLLK, encoded by the coding sequence ATGGCTATCATTGATTTCGATAAATTATTTGCTCAGTTCGGTGGTATCAAAATAGGGGTAGTGGGCGATGTGATGCTGGATACCTATTGGTGGGGGCATGTAGACCGTATTTCGCCGGAAGCGCCGGTACCCGTGGTGGCCCTGGATAAAAGGGAACACCGCATTGGCGGAGCGGGAAATGTGGCCCTGAACCTGGTGTCCCTGGGAGCACAGGTAGCCGCTTTGTCGGTAACGGGTAAGGACGATGATGGCCAGTTATTAAAAGGGTTATTTAACCAGGCCGGGATCAATACCACTTACCTGTTGGAGTCATCCAACCGTATTACTACCAATAAAGTGCGCATTATAAGCCGTAACCAGCAAATGATGCGCCTCGATTCAGAAACGACCAAAGATCTTTCCCCGGCCGATGAACAGGCCCTGTTACAACAGATAGAGCAATATATTATTACTGAAAAGCCACAGGCCATTATACTGGAGGATTATAACAAAGGGGTACTTACCGAAAAGGTGATCAAAGCAGTAATAGCCCTTTGTAAACAACACCAGGTGATTACTACGGTAGACCCCAAACGTAAGAATTTCTTTGCCTATGCAGGGGTAGACATTTTTAAGCCCAATATGAAAGAGGTGAAGGATGGATTGAACCTGCTGGTGGAAGAGGTGAACATGGCCACCCTGTCGGATATTCATCAACAGTTGCAGGAAAAACTGCATCATCATATCTCCTTCATTACGCTTTCCGAGAAAGGCGTATTTTATCATAACCAGGAAGCATCCCGCATCATTCCTTCCCATTTACGCAATATAGCCGATGTATCCGGGGCTGGTGACACCGTGATTGCGGTAGCCTCCCTGATCTATACGGCTACAAAAAGCATTGACCTCATGGCCGAAGTGGCCAATATAGCCGGTGGCCTGGTATGTGAGGAAGTAGGTACCGTAGCCATTAATAAAGAGAAATTACTGAATGAGTGCAAGCTGTTGCTGAAATAA